TTGAGCAGGGTTATTGGTTCAGTAAATCAAACCGCGAACTCTTGGGCGTAACCGGCGTGGAAATCGGTCTGACTGCTCGCGCCGACGACCCGCAGTCCGAAACCAACCGCCTGAATGAAAAAGGCATTACGACTGTCTTCAATTCCTACGGTACAGGCTATCGTATGTGGGGTAACCGCCTTGCCTGTTTCCCAACTACTTCTCACATCAAGAACTTTGAGGTAGCCCAACGTACCGGCGACTTGATTGACGAGTCCATCCGTCGCGCCGAATTGCAATATGTCGACCGCCCGATTGACGAAGCCTTGCTCGACAGCCTGCTGGAAACCGTCCGTACCTACATGAGTACGTTGCCGTCCATCGTCGGCTTCTCTCTGAGTTTGGACTACGACTACGATTTGGTCGACGCATTCAGCAAAGGCCAAGTCCCCATCGTATATTCCTACACACCGAAAATCCCGGCCGAACGTCTGACCAATACCTCGGTCATAACCCGAAAATATCTGGCCAACTTGGTCAGCGGCAGCAATTAAGGAGCTGAAACATGGCGCAATTAAATGCAATCTACAATGCCAACGTCTATATCGACGGCAATAATCTGTTGGGCAAGGCCTCTGAAATTACCGCGCCCGAAGTCGAGTACACCATGGATGAAGTCACCGGCTTGGGTCTTTTCGGCACCATCAAGCTGCCTAGCGGCATGGAAGCATTGGAATCCGAAATTAAATGGAACAGCTTCTATCCCGAAGTGGCTGCGCGTAGTAAAAATCCGTTTAAAGCGGTGCAGCTGATGATTCGTTCCAACCTGCAAACATTCGACGCAGCAGGTTTGCAGAAAGAAGTGCCGATGGTCACTACCATGACCGGCACATTCGGCAAAGATGCGTTGGGTGGCTTTAAACCAAAAGAAAAGGCAGAGTTTTCCAGCACCTTCCATGTAAATGAAGTACGCCAAGTCGCTGATGGTCGAGAGCTCTTCTACTACAACTCCTTCAATAATATTCTGCGCGTTGACGGCGTAGATGTATTGGCACAGATGCGTAAAAACATCGGTGCATAAGTATTAAAACACATTAAAAGCCGGTTCAGACGGCCTTTGGCAGAATTGCTGTATCTTTCTTGGGTACAGCAA
This genomic interval from Neisseria sp. Marseille-Q5346 contains the following:
- a CDS encoding phage major tail tube protein, whose protein sequence is MAQLNAIYNANVYIDGNNLLGKASEITAPEVEYTMDEVTGLGLFGTIKLPSGMEALESEIKWNSFYPEVAARSKNPFKAVQLMIRSNLQTFDAAGLQKEVPMVTTMTGTFGKDALGGFKPKEKAEFSSTFHVNEVRQVADGRELFYYNSFNNILRVDGVDVLAQMRKNIGA